In one window of Tellurirhabdus rosea DNA:
- a CDS encoding TonB-dependent receptor domain-containing protein: MRNLFLLLSLCSLSAYAQFPMGGPPSGNRPPAAIPGTANDNAPRGNGKITGTLVDSTSSKPVEFATVALIDPKTKKPIDGTTTDDKGRFTLSKLANGEYRVQFTFIGYRVKEVGPVTIQRGADINLGNVTISPDIRTLQEVTVTGQAAMVEEKVDRIVYNAEKDITNRGGDATDVMRKVPMLSVDLDGNVSLRGSQNVLVLINNKPSTIVASSVADALKQIPADMIKSVEVITSPSAKYDAEGSAGIINIITKKNTLQGATLNVDAGVGNRGANLGLNGSLRTGKMGFNLGGFGRANYNVRGAFENEQRTQQRGIPTTTLQTSNTLNRGLFGQYNLSWDYDISKNSALTASLRFGLRNGNTFQDNLLTRTFTNNALSFVGSRDVNIDDFSRTVDANVSYTRTYKPQQEFTASGQYSRNNRTNNFIADILNGTDYETITSRQKNDNRSYNQETTIQLDYQTPIKSNQQLEYGAKGIFRQVQSNFKYLFTNGNNDNFQEDQRRPANVLDYDQNITSAYASYTYSTKNKYTVKAGARYEYTFINAAFQREVGGAPLDIPDYGNLVPSINISKTLKKGKTLKLAYNRRLQRPGIQFLNPNVNAANSLNITEGNPLLRPELTDNFEFSTSGSIKAFYVNATLFARLTSNSITSVRDTITQSAGNVANPVLQQAIRTTYLNIGQENAYGANIFANATLFSKWQIGGGFDVYNAFLTNNSPNPIYRASNSGWVVSGRLFTNLTVKNGWGVSGFVFARGRQVQLQGEQGGFAFYSFGVKKDFNNKRGSFGLAGENFLNNPFRVRSEFTSPILSQNSVTSLYNAGVRFNFSYRFGKMSFDQPRRRRSVTNDDVKDGEGGGDGGGQQQQAPAQGRPRN, encoded by the coding sequence ATGAGAAATCTCTTCTTACTGCTATCCCTTTGCTCCCTGTCTGCTTACGCCCAGTTTCCGATGGGCGGTCCCCCGTCCGGCAATCGCCCCCCGGCGGCCATTCCCGGAACGGCCAACGATAACGCCCCGCGGGGCAACGGCAAGATCACCGGAACGCTCGTCGATTCGACCAGCAGCAAGCCGGTAGAATTTGCGACCGTCGCCCTGATCGATCCGAAAACCAAAAAGCCCATCGACGGAACGACGACCGACGACAAGGGCCGGTTCACCCTTTCCAAACTGGCCAACGGCGAGTACCGGGTTCAGTTTACGTTCATCGGCTACCGGGTCAAAGAGGTTGGGCCGGTGACGATTCAGCGCGGTGCCGACATCAATCTGGGCAACGTAACCATCTCGCCGGACATCCGGACGCTGCAGGAAGTGACCGTTACGGGTCAGGCGGCGATGGTGGAGGAGAAAGTCGACCGGATCGTTTACAATGCCGAAAAAGACATCACCAACCGGGGCGGCGACGCTACCGACGTGATGCGCAAAGTGCCGATGCTCTCGGTGGACCTCGACGGGAACGTCAGCCTCCGGGGCAGCCAGAACGTGCTGGTGCTGATCAACAACAAACCCTCGACCATCGTCGCCTCGTCCGTCGCCGACGCCCTGAAGCAGATTCCGGCGGACATGATCAAGTCGGTAGAGGTCATCACCTCGCCTTCGGCCAAATACGACGCAGAAGGTTCGGCGGGCATCATCAACATCATCACGAAGAAAAACACCCTCCAGGGCGCGACGCTCAACGTGGACGCCGGGGTGGGCAACCGCGGCGCGAACCTCGGCCTGAACGGCAGTCTGCGGACGGGCAAGATGGGCTTTAACCTCGGCGGTTTCGGGCGGGCCAACTACAACGTGCGGGGCGCTTTCGAAAACGAGCAGCGCACCCAGCAGCGCGGCATACCGACCACAACCCTGCAAACCTCCAACACGCTCAACCGGGGCCTATTTGGCCAGTACAACCTGAGCTGGGACTACGATATTTCCAAAAACAGCGCCCTGACGGCCAGCCTGCGGTTCGGTCTGCGCAACGGCAATACGTTTCAGGATAACCTGCTGACGCGGACGTTTACCAACAACGCGTTGTCGTTTGTCGGCTCGCGGGACGTGAACATCGACGACTTTTCGCGGACCGTAGATGCCAACGTGAGTTACACCCGTACCTACAAGCCCCAGCAGGAGTTTACGGCCTCGGGTCAGTACAGTCGCAACAACCGGACGAACAACTTCATTGCCGACATCCTGAACGGAACCGATTACGAAACGATCACGTCCCGGCAGAAAAACGACAACCGGAGCTACAACCAGGAGACCACCATCCAGCTGGATTACCAGACGCCGATCAAAAGCAACCAGCAGCTGGAATACGGGGCGAAAGGCATTTTCCGTCAGGTTCAGAGCAATTTCAAATACCTTTTCACCAACGGCAACAACGACAATTTCCAGGAAGACCAGCGCCGCCCGGCCAACGTGCTCGACTACGACCAGAACATCACGTCGGCGTACGCTTCCTACACCTACAGCACCAAAAACAAGTACACCGTCAAGGCGGGAGCCCGTTACGAGTACACGTTCATCAACGCCGCGTTCCAGCGCGAGGTGGGCGGGGCACCGCTCGACATTCCGGATTACGGCAATCTGGTCCCCAGCATCAACATTTCCAAAACGCTGAAGAAGGGCAAAACGCTGAAACTGGCATATAACCGCCGTTTGCAGCGCCCGGGCATTCAGTTTCTGAACCCGAACGTCAACGCGGCCAACTCGCTGAACATCACCGAAGGAAACCCGCTGCTGCGCCCCGAACTGACGGACAACTTCGAATTCAGCACCAGCGGCTCGATCAAGGCGTTTTACGTCAATGCGACGCTCTTTGCCCGCCTGACCAGCAACTCCATCACCAGCGTGCGGGACACGATCACGCAGTCGGCCGGTAACGTGGCCAACCCGGTGCTGCAGCAGGCCATCCGGACGACCTACCTCAACATCGGGCAGGAAAACGCCTACGGGGCCAACATTTTTGCCAACGCAACGCTGTTCTCCAAGTGGCAGATCGGCGGCGGCTTCGACGTCTACAACGCCTTCCTGACCAACAACAGCCCGAACCCGATTTACCGGGCGTCCAACTCCGGCTGGGTGGTTTCGGGTCGCCTGTTCACCAACCTGACCGTCAAGAACGGCTGGGGCGTTTCGGGCTTCGTCTTCGCCCGCGGTCGGCAGGTGCAGTTGCAGGGCGAACAGGGCGGATTTGCCTTCTATAGCTTCGGCGTTAAAAAAGATTTCAACAACAAGCGGGGCAGCTTCGGGCTGGCCGGGGAGAACTTCCTGAACAACCCGTTCCGCGTGCGTTCCGAGTTCACCTCGCCGATTTTGTCCCAGAACAGCGTCACGAGTCTCTACAACGCCGGCGTCCGGTTCAACTTCAGCTACCGGTTCGGCAAGATGAGCTTCGACCAGCCGCGTCGGCGCCGCTCGGTTACCAACGACGACGTGAAGGACGGCGAAGGCGGCGGAGATGGCGGCGGCCAGCAGCAGCAGGCTCCGGCCCAGGGACGCCCCCGCAACTAA
- a CDS encoding redoxin domain-containing protein: MALQPGDKAPAFTLFNTDKKEVSLDDFKGRNLVILFFPMAFTSVCTTELCEMRDNLHVYQNLNADVVAISVDSPFTLDRFRQEQNLPFDLLSDFNKEASSAYGSLYENFVFNMKGVSKRSAFVVDKEGVIRHAEVLENAGQVPSFDAIQTALQTLK, from the coding sequence ATGGCACTACAACCCGGCGACAAAGCTCCCGCTTTTACCCTGTTCAACACCGACAAAAAAGAAGTCTCGCTGGACGATTTCAAAGGTCGCAACCTGGTCATTTTATTCTTCCCCATGGCCTTTACGAGTGTCTGCACGACGGAACTCTGCGAGATGCGCGACAATCTTCACGTTTACCAGAATCTGAACGCCGACGTGGTCGCGATTTCGGTGGATTCGCCCTTTACGCTGGACCGCTTCCGGCAGGAGCAGAACCTGCCCTTCGACCTGCTTTCTGATTTCAATAAGGAAGCTTCGTCGGCCTACGGCTCGCTGTACGAAAATTTCGTCTTCAACATGAAGGGCGTCAGCAAACGGTCGGCGTTTGTGGTGGACAAGGAAGGCGTCATCCGCCACGCGGAAGTCCTCGAAAACGCCGGACAAGTGCCGAGCTTCGACGCCATTCAGACCGCTTTGCAAACGCTAAAATGA
- a CDS encoding class I SAM-dependent methyltransferase codes for MTWYSHFFNGLVQKAWKLAQSEEQTAHEVDFLYEMLELQPGRRVLDVFCGYGRHALELARLGCDVTGVDISAESIDELRATAGQENLILEARCGDFLTVPLPGSFDAAYCVGNSFSFFPHADMLAFLRRIAGQLQPGGRFVAETGMLAESVLPDFQERSWMKIEDITFLMENEYDVRESCVLSHLTYLHEGQTEQRLARHYLYTFAELSRLFEEAGLRITEAWSSLDGSEYVLGDDLLLLIAEKPD; via the coding sequence ATGACCTGGTATTCCCATTTTTTCAACGGTTTGGTGCAGAAGGCATGGAAACTGGCGCAGAGCGAGGAGCAGACGGCGCACGAGGTTGATTTTCTGTACGAAATGCTGGAGCTACAGCCCGGTCGGCGCGTGCTGGACGTGTTCTGCGGCTATGGCCGCCATGCCTTGGAACTGGCCCGGCTGGGCTGCGACGTGACGGGGGTGGACATTTCGGCCGAGTCCATCGACGAACTGCGCGCGACGGCCGGACAGGAAAACCTGATTCTGGAGGCGCGCTGCGGCGATTTTCTGACGGTTCCCCTGCCGGGCAGCTTCGACGCGGCCTATTGTGTCGGCAACAGTTTCAGCTTTTTTCCGCATGCCGATATGCTGGCTTTTCTACGGAGGATTGCCGGGCAGTTGCAGCCCGGAGGTCGTTTCGTGGCCGAAACCGGCATGCTCGCCGAAAGTGTCCTGCCCGATTTTCAGGAGCGAAGCTGGATGAAGATTGAGGACATTACGTTTCTGATGGAAAACGAATATGACGTGCGGGAAAGCTGCGTGCTGTCGCACCTGACGTACCTGCACGAGGGACAAACCGAGCAAAGGCTGGCCCGCCATTACCTGTACACCTTTGCCGAACTCAGCCGCCTTTTCGAAGAAGCCGGGCTGCGCATCACGGAAGCGTGGTCTTCTCTGGACGGCAGTGAATACGTGCTGGGCGACGACTTACTCCTGTTAATTGCCGAAAAACCAGACTGA
- a CDS encoding S41 family peptidase, which produces MLLLSGVAAFAQKEKEQKELFAPAPPAPRPTVEQLYQQGVRFNSPVWQSDAAENLSQTEKLFRAGQEITQVNGEDVHAYTRRVIRPYLTSSTEQNRLMKQYSSHFLVLKKGSEIALTLVGPRQQPFTRKVTCNQSYLDALLNSREFTHYERPDGIAYVSLDYFDHPSIVAKFDSIYPQLKKAKALVLDLRRNGGGNSSMGWQVMARLTNRDFPMVKWETRTYRPTERAWGNAQSWYGDQYTYRVNMTDTTDYFHGPMVVPTSPETNSAAEDFLSIFTPARRGLLIGKPSAGSTGQPLITPLPGQGLLVVCTKRDRRYDGMDWVGKGFQPDVPVSQTLVDFYKGRDTVLEKAFVTLKNPIKPIR; this is translated from the coding sequence ATGCTGCTGCTTTCCGGTGTGGCGGCTTTCGCGCAGAAAGAAAAAGAACAAAAGGAGCTGTTTGCGCCTGCCCCGCCCGCCCCAAGGCCTACGGTCGAACAACTGTACCAGCAGGGAGTCCGTTTCAACAGCCCGGTCTGGCAGTCTGACGCAGCCGAAAACCTCAGCCAAACCGAAAAACTGTTTCGGGCCGGTCAGGAAATCACGCAGGTCAACGGGGAGGATGTACATGCCTATACGAGGCGGGTGATTCGGCCTTATCTGACCAGTTCGACGGAACAGAACCGGCTTATGAAGCAGTATTCTTCCCATTTTCTGGTTCTCAAAAAAGGGAGCGAGATAGCGCTTACTCTGGTGGGCCCGCGCCAGCAGCCGTTTACCCGGAAAGTCACCTGCAACCAGTCGTATCTGGACGCCTTGCTGAACTCCCGGGAGTTTACACACTACGAGCGACCCGACGGCATTGCTTACGTATCCCTGGATTACTTCGACCACCCGAGCATCGTCGCCAAATTCGACTCCATTTATCCGCAACTGAAAAAAGCGAAAGCGCTGGTGCTCGACCTGCGGCGCAACGGTGGTGGCAACAGCAGCATGGGCTGGCAGGTTATGGCCCGCCTGACCAACCGCGATTTTCCGATGGTCAAATGGGAAACCCGCACCTACCGCCCTACCGAACGCGCCTGGGGCAACGCCCAGAGCTGGTACGGCGATCAGTACACCTACCGCGTCAACATGACTGATACGACGGACTACTTCCACGGCCCGATGGTGGTGCCGACCAGCCCTGAAACCAACTCGGCTGCCGAAGATTTTCTGTCGATTTTCACTCCGGCCAGGCGGGGTCTTCTGATTGGCAAACCCTCGGCGGGCAGCACCGGACAGCCACTGATTACGCCACTGCCGGGGCAGGGCCTTCTGGTGGTATGCACCAAACGGGACCGGCGCTACGACGGTATGGACTGGGTCGGCAAAGGTTTTCAGCCGGACGTTCCGGTTAGTCAGACCCTGGTAGATTTCTACAAAGGCCGGGACACCGTTCTGGAAAAAGCCTTCGTAACCCTGAAGAACCCGATTAAACCCATTCGATAA
- a CDS encoding TonB-dependent receptor — protein sequence MKKLLYCLPLLVIALPSLAQTLTQTMKGRVVDAQSGAGLPGATVLLAQTTPLKGTTTDTEGNFNLTNVAVGRQSLQISFMGYRTQTIPNVLVTSGKEVVLTISLQEDVLIGQEVTVKVKRDQSLLNNEFGTLSARTFDVEQTRRFAGGRNDPARMAANFAGVVGNNDSRNDIVIRGNSPLGLLWRLEGVDMPNPNHYGPLGGTGGPVTILNNNTLAKSDFFTGAFPAQYGNGISGVFDLQLRNGNSTRREYTGQIGFNGFEAGLEGPFVPGKRATFLIHYRYSVLSVVKKLGVNFGTGSAVPNFHDLTFKIDVPTHRPGSRFTLFGIGGQSNINFIADPKDTTNFYNNGTTNDYNKASVGIVGSSYTHFVNDRTSLKLTLAASGNTFRVIDDTLNTEFVAHPFYRDHSSQSRLSAIVQYNQKFNARHTVAAGLSLHQLFFNFADSVFYQRRVWKPIYSAHETAGLAQAFVQWQFRPTNRLTLNTGLHGDFFTLNGTAALEPRLGLRYEVAPRQTLSFHTGLNSQLQPLQLYFKQTRISDTRLIETNRKLSFTRSFQTVAGYETTIGDNIRLKAESYFQYLYNVPVEQRPSWQSGLNFGAGLNNVVTDSLTNAGLGRNYGLELTAERTFSDGYYFLATASLYEAKYRGSDKVWRNTAFNGRYAANFLLGREFRLSERNTLSLDTRISLAGGRRYTPIDLAASARKNETVYLDNQAFSQKYRDYFRTDVKITYRHNGRRLTQEWLLDLQNVTGAKNIYTQSYDTRSHRIRTMYQLGFFPNVNYRIEF from the coding sequence ATGAAAAAGCTACTGTACTGCCTGCCTCTGCTCGTGATAGCACTGCCGAGCCTTGCCCAAACGCTCACCCAAACCATGAAAGGCCGCGTGGTTGACGCCCAGTCCGGGGCAGGCCTGCCCGGCGCGACCGTCCTGCTGGCTCAGACTACGCCGCTGAAAGGCACCACAACGGACACGGAGGGAAACTTTAACCTCACCAACGTTGCGGTAGGCCGCCAGTCGCTGCAGATTTCGTTTATGGGATACCGCACCCAGACCATTCCCAACGTGCTGGTTACGTCCGGTAAAGAAGTGGTTCTAACCATTAGTTTGCAGGAAGATGTCCTGATTGGGCAGGAGGTAACGGTCAAAGTAAAACGCGACCAGTCGTTGCTGAACAACGAATTCGGCACGCTGAGCGCCCGGACTTTTGACGTGGAGCAGACTCGCCGCTTTGCCGGGGGGCGTAACGATCCGGCCCGCATGGCCGCCAACTTCGCCGGCGTGGTTGGCAACAACGACTCCCGCAACGACATCGTCATCCGGGGCAACTCGCCGCTGGGACTGCTCTGGCGGCTCGAAGGCGTGGACATGCCGAACCCTAACCACTACGGCCCGCTGGGTGGGACGGGCGGCCCGGTTACCATTCTGAACAACAATACCCTGGCGAAATCGGATTTTTTCACCGGCGCGTTTCCGGCTCAATACGGCAATGGCATCAGCGGTGTGTTTGATTTGCAGCTGCGCAACGGCAATTCCACCAGACGGGAATACACGGGCCAAATCGGCTTCAACGGCTTCGAGGCGGGCCTGGAAGGGCCGTTCGTACCGGGCAAACGGGCTACTTTTCTGATCCACTACCGTTATTCGGTCCTGTCGGTGGTGAAGAAACTGGGGGTCAACTTCGGCACCGGGTCCGCGGTGCCGAACTTTCACGACCTCACTTTCAAAATTGACGTTCCGACCCATCGCCCCGGCAGCCGCTTTACCCTCTTTGGCATCGGCGGCCAGAGCAACATCAACTTCATCGCCGACCCGAAGGATACCACAAATTTCTACAACAACGGGACAACCAACGACTACAACAAAGCGAGCGTTGGGATCGTAGGCAGTTCATACACTCATTTTGTCAACGACCGCACGTCCCTGAAACTAACGCTGGCAGCCTCGGGAAACACCTTCCGGGTAATCGACGATACGCTGAACACCGAATTTGTGGCGCATCCGTTCTACCGCGACCATTCGAGCCAGAGCCGCCTGAGTGCCATCGTACAATACAACCAGAAGTTCAACGCCCGGCATACCGTAGCGGCGGGGTTATCCCTCCACCAATTATTTTTCAATTTTGCCGACAGCGTGTTCTACCAGCGCCGTGTCTGGAAACCCATCTACTCGGCCCACGAAACGGCCGGACTGGCGCAGGCGTTTGTGCAGTGGCAGTTTCGCCCGACCAACCGGCTGACGCTGAACACGGGTCTGCACGGCGACTTCTTCACGCTGAACGGCACGGCTGCGCTGGAACCCCGGCTGGGACTGCGCTATGAGGTAGCGCCCCGCCAGACGCTTTCGTTCCACACGGGCCTGAACAGCCAGTTGCAGCCGCTTCAGCTTTATTTCAAGCAGACGCGGATCTCCGATACCCGCCTCATCGAAACCAACCGGAAGCTCTCGTTTACGCGCAGCTTTCAGACGGTAGCGGGCTACGAAACGACAATTGGGGACAATATTCGCCTTAAGGCAGAGTCGTATTTCCAGTACCTCTACAACGTTCCTGTAGAACAGCGACCGTCCTGGCAATCGGGTCTTAATTTCGGCGCCGGGCTGAACAACGTGGTTACCGATAGTCTGACCAATGCGGGCCTCGGGCGGAATTACGGACTCGAATTGACCGCTGAACGGACATTCTCGGACGGCTATTACTTCCTGGCAACGGCATCGCTTTACGAAGCGAAGTACCGGGGCAGCGACAAAGTCTGGCGCAACACGGCTTTCAACGGGCGCTACGCCGCCAATTTTCTACTGGGTCGCGAGTTTCGCCTGAGCGAACGCAATACGCTCTCCCTCGACACCCGGATTTCGCTGGCGGGCGGACGCCGCTATACGCCGATTGACCTGGCTGCCTCGGCACGAAAAAACGAAACGGTTTACCTTGACAACCAGGCCTTTTCGCAGAAATACAGAGACTATTTCCGCACGGATGTCAAAATCACGTATCGCCACAATGGCCGCCGCCTAACGCAGGAGTGGCTCCTTGATTTACAGAACGTGACCGGCGCAAAAAACATCTACACCCAAAGTTATGACACCCGGAGCCACCGCATCCGGACGATGTACCAGCTCGGCTTTTTTCCGAACGTCAACTACAGGATTGAATTCTAA
- a CDS encoding FKBP-type peptidyl-prolyl cis-trans isomerase, translating into MKNRFAVFVWIAVLASAFAACRSNFEDPSEGQAARNAQEINDYLIASGLVANIQTTSSGLTYVLSAPGSSTVTPRAGEEAEFSYRLYWLDNGRLRVADTSSMAKPVRLPYGANVMIPGLEESLSLLRVGQRGLFFMPNNLAYGGRPNTGTGEAGSPVSPVPPYSAVAFDLTLLRLRDEGTQILEYAQATSLSSAPTFQTTNGIVIYRTTTGTGPAITASQRVTLSLSGRTLRSTTPFDRRDSITVRIGGGELIAGLDSAARRLRVGDRALVLIPSGSAYGTQGTSDRTSGAYVVPPFAPVAYELQIIASRN; encoded by the coding sequence ATGAAGAACCGCTTCGCTGTTTTTGTCTGGATTGCTGTGCTGGCGAGTGCCTTTGCGGCCTGCCGGAGTAATTTTGAAGACCCCTCGGAAGGGCAGGCTGCCCGAAATGCGCAGGAAATTAACGATTACCTGATTGCCAGCGGACTGGTGGCCAATATCCAGACCACGAGTTCGGGGCTCACCTACGTGCTGTCGGCACCGGGCAGCTCGACGGTAACGCCCAGGGCGGGCGAGGAGGCGGAGTTTTCGTACCGGCTCTACTGGCTTGATAACGGGCGTCTGCGGGTGGCCGACACCAGTTCGATGGCCAAGCCGGTGCGTCTGCCGTACGGGGCCAATGTGATGATTCCGGGACTGGAGGAAAGCCTGAGCCTGCTCAGAGTCGGGCAGCGCGGCCTGTTTTTTATGCCCAACAACCTTGCCTACGGCGGTCGGCCGAATACGGGAACCGGAGAGGCGGGTTCGCCGGTATCGCCGGTGCCGCCCTACAGTGCCGTGGCGTTCGACCTGACTCTCCTGCGCCTGCGCGACGAGGGAACCCAGATTCTCGAATACGCCCAGGCCACCAGCCTGTCTTCGGCGCCTACTTTCCAGACCACCAACGGCATCGTTATTTACCGAACGACCACCGGCACCGGGCCGGCCATCACCGCCAGCCAGCGGGTGACGCTTTCGCTCTCGGGCCGAACCCTGAGATCCACCACCCCGTTCGACCGGCGGGACTCCATCACGGTCCGGATTGGCGGCGGCGAACTGATTGCCGGTCTGGACTCCGCGGCGCGGCGCTTGCGGGTTGGCGACCGGGCGCTGGTGCTGATTCCGTCCGGGTCCGCCTACGGAACCCAGGGCACTTCCGACCGCACCAGCGGGGCCTACGTCGTTCCGCCCTTCGCACCGGTGGCGTACGAATTGCAGATCATTGCCAGCCGGAATTAA
- a CDS encoding TetR/AcrR family transcriptional regulator, translated as METLERKQRSREHTREGILFTAKEIARREGWQSVSIRKIADAIEYSAPVVYEYFDSKDVLLNEIRNEGFRFLRAEYERIKNLYRDPEKRLFEISLIQWNFAREQPEVYQVMYNLNGAYCNIPVCESGEMEAVSDIVRAIIFSFIPKSKESIQKLFFEWWATSHGIISLGMLMQGAQSIDLSEQIYRETMRRFVRNLR; from the coding sequence ATGGAAACGCTTGAGCGTAAACAACGTAGCCGGGAGCATACCCGGGAAGGGATTCTTTTCACTGCCAAAGAAATCGCGCGACGTGAGGGATGGCAGTCCGTTTCCATCCGAAAGATTGCGGATGCGATCGAGTACAGTGCGCCGGTAGTTTACGAGTACTTTGACAGTAAAGACGTGCTGCTGAACGAGATCCGAAACGAAGGGTTTCGGTTTCTGCGGGCCGAATACGAACGGATCAAGAATCTGTATCGTGACCCCGAAAAGCGGCTGTTCGAGATTTCGCTCATTCAGTGGAATTTCGCCCGCGAACAGCCCGAAGTGTACCAGGTCATGTACAACCTCAACGGAGCCTACTGCAACATTCCGGTCTGCGAATCCGGGGAGATGGAGGCGGTCAGCGACATTGTCCGGGCAATTATCTTCTCTTTCATTCCCAAATCCAAAGAAAGCATCCAGAAGCTCTTTTTTGAATGGTGGGCAACCTCACATGGCATTATCTCCCTGGGCATGCTGATGCAGGGTGCCCAATCGATCGACCTGTCGGAGCAGATCTACCGGGAAACCATGCGCCGGTTTGTTCGCAATCTGCGCTGA
- a CDS encoding ROK family protein encodes MRTYWGIDLGGTKIEGAVLSAPSPDAVLVRRRLDTEAPKGYQHIIDQIVRLVNQMKEETGLVPERIGFGTPGTFDPRLKTMKGSNTTCLNGMPLPQDLEKALGVPVALANDANCFALAEATLGAVPEVVPDYRCVFGVIMGTGVGGGLIFRGADGQPFVQNGLQGIGGEWGHNILEEGGYDCYCGKKGCNEQVLSGPALQKFYREQSGEDRKLKEIVDRHKAGIDPHATATVERMLEYFGRSISTLINVLDPDAIVLGGGVGNVDLLYTEGVERIKKYIFNNGVVDTHILRPKLGDSAGVFGAAML; translated from the coding sequence ATGAGAACCTATTGGGGGATTGACCTCGGCGGAACAAAAATTGAAGGAGCCGTCCTGTCGGCGCCCTCTCCGGATGCAGTGCTGGTGCGTCGGCGCCTCGACACCGAAGCGCCTAAAGGCTATCAGCACATCATCGACCAGATTGTCCGGCTCGTGAACCAGATGAAGGAAGAAACGGGCCTCGTGCCTGAGCGCATCGGTTTTGGTACCCCGGGCACGTTCGACCCGCGCCTGAAAACCATGAAAGGCAGCAACACGACCTGTCTGAACGGAATGCCGCTGCCGCAGGACCTCGAAAAAGCGCTGGGCGTGCCCGTCGCGCTGGCCAATGACGCTAACTGTTTCGCGCTGGCGGAGGCCACGCTCGGGGCGGTGCCCGAAGTGGTGCCCGATTACCGCTGCGTGTTCGGCGTTATCATGGGCACCGGCGTCGGCGGCGGACTCATCTTCCGGGGGGCAGACGGCCAGCCGTTTGTCCAGAACGGCCTGCAGGGCATCGGCGGCGAGTGGGGCCACAACATCCTCGAAGAGGGCGGCTACGACTGCTATTGCGGCAAGAAAGGCTGCAACGAACAGGTGCTGTCCGGTCCGGCGCTGCAGAAATTTTACCGCGAACAAAGTGGCGAAGACCGCAAACTGAAAGAAATCGTGGATCGGCACAAAGCCGGGATCGACCCGCATGCCACGGCTACCGTTGAACGGATGCTGGAGTATTTTGGCCGGTCGATCTCTACCCTGATCAACGTGCTGGACCCCGACGCCATCGTGCTCGGCGGCGGCGTGGGCAACGTGGACCTGCTGTATACGGAAGGCGTCGAGCGGATCAAGAAATACATCTTCAACAACGGTGTCGTGGATACCCACATTCTGCGGCCGAAGCTCGGCGACAGCGCCGGGGTTTTCGGCGCTGCCATGCTGTAG
- a CDS encoding sterol desaturase family protein, with translation MERLLHYFETIPSSHRSLILVGGITFFWLIESAVPLFRFDYRKWQHAGINLFFTLTTIVVNFVLAFILLKTSDWVVAEQVGLLQWASLPLWAEIVIGLLLLDLIGAWFIHWLEHRVKWMWQFHLIHHTDTYVDTTTANRHHPGESVFRFVFTTLAVLVIGAPIGIVMLYQSMSVVLSQFNHANLELPRWLDRVLSWFIVTPNMHHVHHHYQLPATNTNYGNIFPFWDRLFGTYHEMSGRELVYGVDTHPEPHEHSRIGGLLKIPFQAYRPPVSRPEADKQPARTTAEGLETPVISPLPEP, from the coding sequence ATGGAACGACTTCTTCACTACTTTGAAACCATCCCTTCGTCTCACCGCAGTCTGATTCTGGTGGGTGGTATCACGTTCTTCTGGCTGATCGAAAGTGCCGTGCCCCTGTTCCGCTTCGATTACCGGAAGTGGCAGCATGCCGGTATCAACCTCTTTTTTACCCTGACGACCATCGTGGTCAATTTTGTGCTCGCGTTCATCCTGCTCAAAACGAGCGACTGGGTGGTAGCCGAGCAGGTGGGCCTTCTGCAATGGGCTTCGCTGCCGCTATGGGCCGAAATTGTGATTGGGCTGCTGCTGCTTGATCTGATCGGTGCCTGGTTCATTCACTGGCTTGAGCACCGGGTGAAGTGGATGTGGCAGTTCCACCTCATTCACCATACCGATACGTACGTGGACACGACCACGGCCAACCGCCACCATCCCGGCGAAAGCGTGTTCCGGTTCGTGTTCACGACGCTGGCCGTGCTCGTCATCGGCGCGCCCATCGGGATCGTGATGCTGTACCAGTCCATGTCGGTGGTGCTTTCCCAGTTCAACCACGCCAACCTTGAACTTCCCCGCTGGCTGGATCGGGTGCTGAGCTGGTTCATCGTGACGCCCAATATGCACCACGTCCACCACCACTATCAATTACCCGCAACCAATACCAACTACGGCAATATTTTTCCGTTCTGGGACCGTCTTTTCGGGACGTATCACGAAATGTCCGGCCGCGAGCTGGTGTATGGCGTCGATACGCACCCCGAACCGCACGAACATTCGCGCATCGGTGGTCTGCTCAAAATACCGTTTCAGGCCTACCGGCCACCGGTTTCCCGTCCCGAAGCCGACAAGCAACCGGCCAGAACAACGGCCGAGGGCCTCGAAACGCCGGTCATCAGTCCTTTACCCGAACCCTGA